The nucleotide window cacacacacctgtgagcaatttcacacactcacccagtccttAAAGTTGTTCCTTTAATTGCAAGTTTGTTTACTGTACCTCCTCCTTGGCCTGCTCCACGTATCCCAGCACTCTGTCCAGGTGTGGCCGGCTGACCAGGGCTCCCATACGTGTGTCCTCCAGGAGAGGGTCACCGATCTGAATGGCTTTGGTTCTTCTTACTATTTCAGTCAGAAACTGGGGGAGAATTGACCTCTGGACAAACACTCTGGTCCCGTTGCTGCACACCTACAAGTAGAGGAAGTAAAGGAACAGGGTATGTATAAGATAATGTGAAAGTTTGTTGTGGTGAAGTTCATGATAGGGCGGCAttgtggcgcagcagatagtgtcgcagtcacacagctccagggacctggaggttgtgggttcaattcccgctccgggtgactgtctgtgaggagttggtgtgttctccccgtatgattccaggtaggccctggacccacggtgaccctgaattggataagcagtaacagataatgaatgaatgaatgaaagttcaATTCATTCAAGaaatgctctcatggctgaatgccctGAATGTTCcctcagcaatgttccagcatctaggaACAACAAACTCcatattaatacccttcattatAGAGGAAAATGCTAGATGGGAAATGTACTCTAAAAGACGCTTTCCAAAGACATTGGGAACACACATTTCCTCTAATTGTCCTTTGAGAGCTTTAAGTACCTGGCCCTGGGAGAGGAAATTTGCCATGAGTGCTCCTCTGACAGCattctccaggtcactgtccTCAAAAATAATCAGAGGAGATTTACCCCCGAGCTCCAGGGTCACAGGCTTCACTCCTTTGGACGCCATCTCCATgatctgtaaaaaaaacatagaaACATGCCACCAAATATAGATTGTAATACTCAAAAGTCTCAAATTCAACAGATCAAATCTGAAATGTGTTGAAGTGAAAGTACCATCATCAGATGCTACCTGGGTTGGTACTTAGGAGCTGACAGGTTAAACTATGGTGTTTAATGGCTAGTACAAATGATCTGGATTTGCCTTCTCACAAAAAACTGCTCCTTTTTTAGTTGAGGTTGCTGTGCGTGACTAAAAAGGGATTAGGAGAGCAATAAAGAACTGCAGTGATTTAATACCTTTTTGCCAGTAGCCACACTCCCGGTGAAGGAGACTTTGGCAACAGAGGGATGATGACAGAGCAGAGTTCCCGTCTCCTGAGCTCCTTGGACCACATTAAACAGCCCCTCCGGACCCCCAGCCTCGGCGTAGATCTCAGCCAGCAGCACCGCACTGACCGGGGTCACCGGAGATGGCTTAAACACCATCGAATTCCCTGAGGGAGCATCAGGAAACAAGTGGAGAGAGAGTTGCTCATCTTTTGAAAACTATACATaagcaaggaaattgacacatTTCTTCAAAAGTGAGATAGCTCCTCAGTTTTGCAGGATCTGAAATTCAAAAATCAGACAGGACTTGTTCATGACCATTTCAAGGAGAGATGAGATTAAGAAGAGTGCTCTCCTGTTCCTCTGGGTGGCCTGATTAAGCCCTGTACATAGTGTTTTAATAATGTAAATCTGTGAAAGATGATTTTTCTTTAACCCACCACAGGCTATAGCTGGTGCTGATTTCCAGGCAGCTATCTGGAAGGGGTAATTCCAGGCTCCgatccccacacacactccgaGCGGCTCCCTGCGCGTGTATGCAAAAGATCCACCAGGTAACTGCACATGCTGCCCTAAAACGGAAAATTAAATCCATTAAATATGCACCGCAGGGACATATAGTGCATCATTCCTAacacacgctcactcacacctgtggacacgtttgagtcaccaattcacctaccaacatgtgtttttggactgtgggaggaaaccagagcacccagagaaaacccacgtggacacagggaaaacacaccacactcctcacagacagtcacccggagcaggactcgaacccccaacctccaggtccctggagctgtgtgactgcgacactacctgctgcaccactgtgccgcccctagCATCCatcaacaaaattaaaatattcaacATTGACATACCTGAGAGATTTGTGGCCAGTCCTGCAAAATACTCAATGCACAATCGAGCCGAGTCCACATCCAGCCGAGCTTCGGTGATGGACTTGCCGTTATTGACCACCTCGACTTCAGCAATTATTTCTTTCCTTTGCTGTCCTCAAAGCAAATGATAACACTTTTTTATGTTTACAGAAACAATGGTTATTGTATTTATAAAGCAACACATAAATGCTTAGTTACAGTTTATGAGAGTATTGACAAGACCAAAAGAGATGAAGTCTGTTAAAATAACTAGGACACTTACTATTATAAATATCCAATCCTAGGTATTGGAATGAAAGTTGCCAAAATGCAACTGTTAGCTATGTATAAATATTAtcactttattaattcatttatttccaGTTCAGgttacttggaatcactgggcgcaaggcaggaacacaccctgaagggggcacagggcgacacacacacacatacctacagacacttttgagtcgccaatcctcctaccaacgtgtgtttttggactgtgggaggaaaccagagcacccagaggaaacccacgcagacacagggagaacacaccaaactcctcacagacagtcacccggagctgtgtgactgcgacactacctgttgtgtcaccgtgccgccctatgatCACTTTAGTGTAACAAAAATCTTTCACAGACACTTAACTCTTCAAAAATACCCACTTAAAATACTCCctaaaatatgacattttttaatattttattttgcttattttattttttttaagagaaGGAAAGCTATATGAGAAAGATATGAGgtcatttaatttatatttatttatgtgcatTTGATCTGTTTAAATAAGATATTCTTTATGTATTCAATAAATAGTtgtcagatttttaaaaaagatttgttattgtttagattattaaaaaaaagacttttattataaaaatccTTACAGGTATGTTTTTCACCCAATCAGTTCCACACTGAAGCTGTTccattgctgtgtctgaaacagtgCCATAttccctatatagtgcactaattTGGGGTTCCACCATTTCGTAGTGGTGTCAGAATACATAGTTTAGTGccctcaaacaatcccacaatgcacttcAATACAAATATACCTATAATCCACtgtgttgtttggtaaaaacctgcaGGAGGTGtttgaaatcattcactaccctcctgaataaAAGTACACTATATAGTGTGTTATGTAGTGAATAGTGAGTAGCCAACAGTCTTTATCTGGAGGCAATTAGCTAACATTACCTCGATGAGTCTGGCCACCTGCAGCATGACCCTGGCCCTGTCCATTCCTGCCATCTTCCTCCACACTGTGAAAGCAGAGACAGAGCTCTTTATAGCTTCATCCACCTGCGCTGCTCTGCATGGCTGCAGCTGGCACAGTACACGCCCTAAATCATACAAAACATACAAAACTCTAGTAATTATGATGTTTCTTTACCAGCCTCAGTTTCTGTGATAGACTGATTATACACATCCAGAGTTATACCCTGTCCAAAGTGATTCTGGGAAATCTCTGCCTTGACCATGAACaggaagcagttacagaagataaatgaataaagaaacttttttttccattggagCATTGTGAGAACTGCACATGAAAACAGTGAGCAGTGCTTTGTAAACCCATTTAGACCTAGGTTTGATCCTTggctcaggtcactgtctgcaaagaggagagtgtgtctgtgtgggtttcctccaggtgcagtggtgtggctgtgtgaaactgtccacatgtttgactgtgtgaatgatgccctgtgatggaatcCAAGGGTTCATGGAATCTGagaatatgtatataaataGCAATTGAAATTGACTGATGgaagtagggcggcacggtggcgcagcaggtagtgtcgcagtcacacagctccaggtgcctggaggttgtgggtttgagtcccgctccgggtgactgtctgtgaggaattggtgtgttctccacgtgtgtgcgtgggtttcctccggtgcgcgggtgctccggtatcctcccacagtccaaaaacacacgttggtaggtggattggtgactcaaaaaaagtgtctgtgtgtgtgtgtgtgtgtgtgtgtgtgtgtgtgtgtgtgtgtgtgcgcgcgtgttgccctgtgaagtactggcgccccctccagggtgtattcccgccttgcgcccaatgattccaggtaggctctggacccaccgcgaccctgaactggataagcggttacagataatgaatgaatgaattaattatggAAGTGGAAATGGAGAGTGGGAATGTGTAACGTGGTCTAACAAATTAAAGAAATTGGATACTCTTTCTTCAGACAAAGGTTGTTACCAgcataaagtaaaaaaaaaaaaaaacagggtctGTCAGAGTGTATTAGTGCCTGCTCTCTGGCTAATGGCACATCTTTGAACAAACCATCAATACTTAAAGACATGTACCCATATGCACCTGAGGTTAGTAATTGCTCTCATTCAGCAGTCAGTATGTATGAGAGGAAGCCAAAGTGTGTGATCACATGAGGACCAGGCAAAGTCCAGTTGTGCAGAAAGACAGCAGTGGACACTACTCTGCCCATCTCAACAGTATGAAACAATTAAATACCTGTTGCTGGCTCATAAACTGGCTCCAAACCCGTATCCTCTCTGATCAAAACCCTGCGACCTGCCCAAAAATTGAGGGGCTCTTTGATCTGCATGGTCCCTGAAGATGCACTCCTCATCAGAGTCAGAAAAACAGGACCTGCAGGGCCAGGAGTGAGCAGGGGAGCCAACAAGCGCATGATCTATGTGCAaaaaggtaaatatatatacataaatatatatttctggaGATCTAGAAATGACATTAGAAGGAACAAATTCATTTATAACCTTTAAAACAATGCCATAGTGCAACAAAGCCAGAAAATAATGAATGGTAACTGTATAATACAGTAGTATTAGGACTTTTAAGAAGCCCTAAACTCTGCATAAAACACTCCAATGTTTAAATTAGACATGGTAAATAAGCAAGGCTACATATAACAACTCTTACTCGTTTAATTGTGTCGGCTAAATCGTCAAATCCTCCAGTTTACGAAAAGAAAGATTAACGTTTAGAGTTTCCTGGGTCATATATTGACTGTCTCTCTCCGCTGGTAAACACACTACGGCCATGTCCTTTGGATGGAGGCGGGGCCTCTGCAAGTACTGCGTTGTGATTGGATAATGTTGACCTACGTCAGCTCTGGTAAAAAGCGAGGAGGTAAAGGATATTTTATCTTTTTACTTCcgacaagcaaacaaacaaatacgtTGATTAAACCAGAAAacgtaaaaataaataaataaataataataatactgttattaaataagtaaataaaataataataatggtcagtaaaaatataaaattctgGAATAATTAAAGGAAAATTTAAATGATAACTCTTTTATGCAATcatgtaaaaatacaaataaaaatagtgAAAACAATAATGGGATTAGACgtacatttaaaatgtgaaatctaaatatatgtaatatatactcATATTGCATTAGATGAGTAATATCTCCCTTTAaagtattgtattttattttaaacgaAACTTTTGCATGAAGAGGAAGTCATCGTAGGGAGTATGGCTGAGGGCGTAGGACACAAGAAGTCTCAGTGCGATTTGGAACAGGGGTGATTTATCCCATCTTAGTGataatttcggctctttttggggagccggttcttttggctcggctcttcataaagagccggctctttcggctcctgaatggctctttgttttaccacttatttccactggtacagaacaatattacctacattttacatgactatatggacaaaatattattgttcaatattaaaaataataaatagtgttggaATGgcaaattgtttttatggctgtcttgtaataactcactgttTGCActcacattcaattgtataaataactggatttttattaaaacaccttaataaaaattgcttgtaaactctgaagtatagccaatggaaaccaaaaggtaggtattacaaaatagcttattaaattaaataatcatccatttcttggaaataaaataaacaaatactctgcaaagtgcaaaacagcagcattcaacggtagtgattaaaacaaccacaactgtcaacaaacatttaactgatttaacattttcttcaactattttttggaaggcagattggcattcaggaaaaccaagcgtctcagcttggagggttggagcttgcttgttgttctctgattggttgaatgacaagccttagttcacttacaagagccggctctttgaaccggttcgttcgcaaCCGACACATCACTATCCCATCTGATTTCCCTCTCGTGCTCTCTGCAAGCATGGCCGGCGACAGTGTAACTAGTCTTAACGGAgaagaacaaaacacaaacgTGGTCAGGCAGCCTTTTTTAATCGGTGTTGCAGGGGGCACAGCTAGTGGAAAGGTTCGTATTTTTAGCTTaggtaattatttttatattttggaaATTTCCGTTCCACGTTAAATGATACAGTCAGTTCATTGTGGCTGCTCTGGCGCCATAATGAATCTGCAGcgcctttttaaggtggaatggaaagttcGAAAATAATTTTCAGCTTTTAGTGACTCTGGCTAGTTATAATACCTTTATACTTTAtcgttattatatatatatatatatatatatatatatatatatacacacacacacacacacacgcacgcacttTGTAATAGGTGACATCATTCTGTCTCCACGTGGCGCGAATAATGCATcctcacttttatttatttataaattgcGTTTAAACCCTCATTTTATTTCAgccaatattcattcattcattcgtagCTCAttcatcctttcattcattcagtttctAGGCTACAAATACGCGTTTAAAAATCAATAACATGTTGGACTCGTTACGTTGACGTGATTTGATTGTGCTTACATTTTTGATATTGTATCAATAAACACCGCAGATTATGCCAGGGACTGTTCACGTTGTTTACATGGTGAGCTGCGAGTGACTTCATGCAGACAGCAAAATGACGTCAGCTCCTGACATTCAACAATTTTGTTGTCGAAATGTCATTGCTGTTTAGTCTCTAAGATGTATACTACATTTTCATTGTGTTTCAATGTGTTCGGGTGGGGGGCGGACGGGCGGTGCATCTCACCCTGTAAGTAGCCCTCTGCCatgaatataatttatataaggCATCATATCAATGCtgttcaatgaaaaacatgtatctcccaaaatagtaattttacagaAGGACAATAATCCTCCTAACTTCCAGTGGAAGTCAAAGTAGAATGACGCATAGATACTATAACCTCCACTGTGGACAAGTCTAACTTTTTAAGTTTTCTCTATTACTGACCATTCTACATCCAAAAGCTTTGCATGGTTTTGTTTGGATCTAAATATGTGTTTATACAGGCATACTGTATTGTGAGTAATCGGTCTTAATAAGGCCTAAAGGATGTTTCTCAGATACTGCCCAAGGAACACTTGACCCACATTAATATCTAATGGCTCTGATGGTGTTTTGGCAGGGGCCACGTGGGTCTAAGAGGAGAATTCCCTTAAATGGAGGGCcgtggacccccccccccccccccctctgtaGAGTTTGGACACACCATAAAGTAGGGCCCACGTGGGATCTGTAGACATGCTGTGTTGCTGGAAACCACAAGTGGAAGACATCCACACTTGATCAACAATGCGTTTAGATGATCAGATTTGGCTGAATTACATTAGATTTTAAGTTTATGTTTactgtttacttttatgcatGTTACAGTGAATTCTTTAATATGAATTTGAATAGTAACCTTGTtttatgattaaataaataattgttttttccTGTCTTTAGTGCAGTAGCCTCTTCCACTctcctgggaaggctttacaatacatattataacattttctatgaggatttgatggcaatcagccatgagagcattagtgaggtcaggtcctAATGTTGGAAGGTTGCATCTGCCACTCCGACCTGGGGGGCTTAGCCAGTGTTTGGCATTGTGCATGGTGACTTTAAACTCATGTGTAATCTGCTCCAGGGTGCCCCATTTTATCTTGTGTTTCTCTACAGGGAATATGCAAGCTGCTGAGCTGAaatttgtcatttaaaggacTGTATTTATGGTCTTCTTTCAGTCTTCAGTATGTGCGAAGATTATGGAACTCCTGGGCCAGAATAAGATTGACTATCACCAGCGGCAGGTGGCCACCCTCAGCCAGGACAGTTTCTACAGAGAACTCACTCCAGAGCAGAAGGCCAAAGCTCTGAAGGGCCAGTTCAACTTTGATCACCCAGGTAACACTTATTCCATAGTAATgcaataccaccttaaatgggaATCATTTTCTCCTATCGTTCTTCAATTGACAGCTAGTGACCTGGATGTgccagagattctgtactaaacctatttAAAACATTGTCTCCCTCATGTGGGGACCTGCTCTGTTGAACACAAACCAAAAATGTTTATGGAATCCCCCTTAAAGGAAATAAGACTTGAATCCCTTCGTGCTAACACAATGACTCCACACCAACAGATGCTTTTGACAACGAGCTGATATTGGAGACCCTACATGACATCATACAGGGGAAGACGGTTCAGATTCCTGTGTATGACTTTGTGACTCATTCCAGGTTTGGCTCaagctttctttttttatttatttatttttttaatttctaatGAGCATTCTTTAGATTGGAactggagctacaaggctaaaGTAGATAGCAACTAATGAAAGCTTTTAGCCATGTGTTAGCACTGGACCTGAGTCCTCACAgcgcaaaactaaagaagcaaatatCTGACACCAAATATTTTCATTTGAGTTAAGAAGGAGGCGGTGTTAATTTGAGTTTTGGGCGAACCATTATGTTTCTAAAAACGTCAGTCTAATTTAAGTTAAAACCTTTAAAGTTGTGAGCTTCACTAAAGTCATTGCGAATGGGGTGGGTTTGGTCTTGCATGAAAAGTCCTGTTCTAAAAAATGTATGGGTCTGGATTTTAGACATTAGTGGTAAAGTTTTTACATGAAATGAATGTTATAAAAGCATTAACATAGTTTTGATTTTATATAAAACTGCTTAcagttactttgtttacatcaaaCTTTAAAAACTTGGTTGGATGCCCCTTTAAAGGTGCACCTGGCAGTTTTACTGCTCTGCCTATGCGTTAGTGTAATTCACAGACCTAGCCACCAGAGGTCACACTTTCTAAATCCCAATCAGTGCATTAATGCATTAGTCAAGGCGACCTCCAGTGGCCAAGCAGGTGAACCATGCGAACAAATGCATTCGCTCCAGCCCCGAGGGCATTATTTCAGACTTTTCCTGTTGATGCtggtaataaaatattaacttttatttatgtgcttcatatgttatatttaatttgtattaggtatacaataaaagaaaatgaccCAGTGAATATTTAAGACTCCCACTAGTCTAGTCTGTGTCTAGTCACTGTCTCACTCTGAGCTTTCAGTCTGACTGTAATGGTCTTTCACAGAAAAGacgagtgtgtgaccctgtacCCAGCTGATGTGGTCCTGTTTGAGGGAATCCTCATGTTCTACTCGCAGGAGATCAGGGACCTGTTCCAGATGAAGTTGTTTGTGGACACAGACCCGGACACGCGTCTGTCTCGCAGAGGTATGTATGTAAGACGTTTTAGCTTCTTTCCAGGCTGTACGCGAGTGTGTTCTGACaaattgtgtgtatgttttagtTCTGCGGGACATCAGTCAGAGAGGCAGGGAGCTGGAGCAGGTTTTATCTCAGTACATCACATTTGTAAAACCAGCTTTTGAGGAATTCTGTCTTCCGGTAagtattaacattttaatgatgATCTAAGTAAACAAAGTTTAACGAAAGCTAGAAGAAATCTTCAGAAGAAACAAATGATAAAGGAAATGAAGTAAATAGAAAacgaacaaacaaactaaaGTAATAGAGTAAATATGATCAAGACCACACTCCGCTTCTTGAAATAGCTCCCCCTCAAAAACTCATCCGTTCTTGTAATGTTTCGCTGCCCGTCCTATATCTAAATGTGATCACAGACAGATGAATGTTCTCTCTTTATTTTCCAGACAAAGAAATATGCTGATGTCATCATCCCACGTGGCGCTGATAACCTTGGTAAGTTAGAGTTCATGAGGAACCCGGCTGTGGACAGCGTGCATTTCCAGTTTTTATATATAGGGTCCACAATCCCAAAGCTGTTATCTGGaatgaaatataattataaatgtaactattattgttttattaaacaatgtaaacaataaAATGCAGCTAAAAGGGCTTCAAGCTGTGaggcaaaaacacaaaaggaaaaGCAGATATTTGAAAAGGGAAAAGCCTGAAGTCCTCACAgagaacaaatatatttaaaaaaaaaaaagaaaaaaaagtgtcagtGATGCAAAGCACagtagcacccccttgtggagc belongs to Hoplias malabaricus isolate fHopMal1 chromosome 9, fHopMal1.hap1, whole genome shotgun sequence and includes:
- the aldh9a1b gene encoding 4-trimethylaminobutyraldehyde dehydrogenase B isoform X1, which codes for MRLLAPLLTPGPAGPVFLTLMRSASSGTMQIKEPLNFWAGRRVLIREDTGLEPVYEPATGRVLCQLQPCRAAQVDEAIKSSVSAFTVWRKMAGMDRARVMLQVARLIEQRKEIIAEVEVVNNGKSITEARLDVDSARLCIEYFAGLATNLSGQHVQLPGGSFAYTRREPLGVCVGIGAWNYPFQIAAWKSAPAIACGNSMVFKPSPVTPVSAVLLAEIYAEAGGPEGLFNVVQGAQETGTLLCHHPSVAKVSFTGSVATGKKIMEMASKGVKPVTLELGGKSPLIIFEDSDLENAVRGALMANFLSQGQVCSNGTRVFVQRSILPQFLTEIVRRTKAIQIGDPLLEDTRMGALVSRPHLDRVLGYVEQAKEEGARVLCGGEPFTPADLKLKNGYYMTPCVLDRCTDDMTCVREEIFGPVMSVLAFDTEEEVLRRANNSPLGLAAGVFTKDIQRAHRVIENLQAGSCFINNYNITPVEVPFGGYKTSGIGRENGQVTIEFYSQLKTVVVEMGDVDSLF
- the uck2b gene encoding uridine-cytidine kinase 2-B — its product is MAGDSVTSLNGEEQNTNVVRQPFLIGVAGGTASGKSSVCAKIMELLGQNKIDYHQRQVATLSQDSFYRELTPEQKAKALKGQFNFDHPDAFDNELILETLHDIIQGKTVQIPVYDFVTHSRKDECVTLYPADVVLFEGILMFYSQEIRDLFQMKLFVDTDPDTRLSRRVLRDISQRGRELEQVLSQYITFVKPAFEEFCLPTKKYADVIIPRGADNLVAINLIVQHIQDILNGGFIKRQNGNVNGHGSPRQRTTSESSRPH
- the aldh9a1b gene encoding 4-trimethylaminobutyraldehyde dehydrogenase B isoform X2, whose translation is MRLLAPLLTPGPAGPVFLTLMRSASSGTMQIKEPLNFWAGRRVLIREDTGLEPVYEPATVWRKMAGMDRARVMLQVARLIEQRKEIIAEVEVVNNGKSITEARLDVDSARLCIEYFAGLATNLSGQHVQLPGGSFAYTRREPLGVCVGIGAWNYPFQIAAWKSAPAIACGNSMVFKPSPVTPVSAVLLAEIYAEAGGPEGLFNVVQGAQETGTLLCHHPSVAKVSFTGSVATGKKIMEMASKGVKPVTLELGGKSPLIIFEDSDLENAVRGALMANFLSQGQVCSNGTRVFVQRSILPQFLTEIVRRTKAIQIGDPLLEDTRMGALVSRPHLDRVLGYVEQAKEEGARVLCGGEPFTPADLKLKNGYYMTPCVLDRCTDDMTCVREEIFGPVMSVLAFDTEEEVLRRANNSPLGLAAGVFTKDIQRAHRVIENLQAGSCFINNYNITPVEVPFGGYKTSGIGRENGQVTIEFYSQLKTVVVEMGDVDSLF